Genomic segment of Candidatus Schekmanbacteria bacterium:
TGAAATAGCACCTACTGATGTTACTGTTTTGTTGGAAGGAGAAAGCGGGACAGGGAAAGAATTAGTTGCCCGGGCAATACATCGGAGAAGCCATAGAAATAATATGCCTTTTGTTGCCTTAAATTGTGGTGCATTACCTGAAAATCTTATTGAAAGTGAACTTTTTGGACATGAAAAGGGAGCTTTTACAGGCGCTGTCCAAAGAAAGAAGGGAAGAATCGAGCAGGCAAACAAAGGGACCCTTTTTTTAGATGAAATTGCGGAATTGAGTTTAACAAATCAGGTTGACCTTCTTCGAGTACTCGAAGAACAAAAAGTTAGTCGAGTCGGTGGCTTGGAGAAGATTGCTGTAGATGTGCGTTTCATAGCGGCAACGAATAAAAACCTCGAGGAGCTCTGTAAAAGAGGAGAATTTAGAGAAGACCTTTTTTATAGATTGAATGTAATAAGAATGACATTACCTCCTTTGCGGCAAAGGAAAGAGGACATTCCACAACTTGCGGAAGCTTTTCTCCATAAATTTGTAGTTAAATATGATAAAGAGATAAAATCAATAAGCCCTGAAGCAATTGAGGCACTGAAAGAATATTCATTCCCGGGGAATGTCAGGGAACTCAAAAATATAATTGAGAGGGCTGTAGTTTTGTCAAAATCGGATGAGATAAAATTAGAAGATTTGCCTGAGCAAATTTCTGAGGGAAGAATGACTCGTGGTGTAGAAGATACAAGAAATGTTAGAAAATTTCTTTCACTTAAAGAAAGAGAGAAACAAGCAAT
This window contains:
- a CDS encoding sigma-54-dependent Fis family transcriptional regulator — translated: MPEKKISVFLITENLSTINELTPCFDASRFELLCCNDSSRAKTLIDQNHYDIVFTFLNMKGCSGIELLDYIKSNSPFTDVIILSSEATISSATEALKKGAQDFLQYPLDLSYFKSYLSKLVQQHKLLDENKRLKELLKIDSQNDEIVGTSPKIKMVYKLIDEIAPTDVTVLLEGESGTGKELVARAIHRRSHRNNMPFVALNCGALPENLIESELFGHEKGAFTGAVQRKKGRIEQANKGTLFLDEIAELSLTNQVDLLRVLEEQKVSRVGGLEKIAVDVRFIAATNKNLEELCKRGEFREDLFYRLNVIRMTLPPLRQRKEDIPQLAEAFLHKFVVKYDKEIKSISPEAIEALKEYSFPGNVRELKNIIERAVVLSKSDEIKLEDLPEQISEGRMTRGVEDTRNVRKFLSLKEREKQAIFEAVQLTNGNRKKAANLLGISLRTLQYKLKKYNLAI